A section of the Hydrogenobacter hydrogenophilus genome encodes:
- a CDS encoding MFS transporter — protein MRFINTDLTCRLDSLPWCRFHTVFVLALGITWVLDAFEIVIVSAVLKPMSLSLGFAPWQSSLMVSGFLLGAILGSLLFGYLADRYGRKKIFLITLLLYSLGTFLTGFANSFETAFFFRVLAGAGIGGEFSAIHSAVDEFIPSRHRGKVDGIISSLWNLGSIMASLSAGFLLSLFDESFAWRFAFLLGGALALLIIFVRFAVPESPRWLLSKGRIDQAERIVQELEKKAGGRYSQDSCSIPIFEGSILDATKLILSRYRWRFLFSSSMSITILATYYGMITLIPVSFHLSSEDIPRILLVGSVGGLIGGILVALASDVLGRKITGTFVSFMSFLLSLLFLLSFNFDLTYLIYSFFAFSFASVAYVSATEIYPSYLRAYAIGLISVMGRLAGAISPIVLVSLASASYTYGIIGLSILWFFGFVSFLIWSIMGLEAKGKAIEEITS, from the coding sequence ATGAGATTTATAAACACGGATTTGACTTGTAGGCTTGATAGTCTGCCGTGGTGCAGATTTCACACTGTGTTTGTGTTGGCTTTAGGTATTACATGGGTGCTTGATGCCTTTGAGATAGTCATAGTAAGTGCTGTGTTAAAGCCCATGTCTTTGTCTCTTGGTTTTGCACCTTGGCAGAGTTCCCTGATGGTAAGCGGTTTTCTGTTGGGTGCTATTTTGGGATCCCTTCTCTTTGGGTATCTGGCAGACAGATACGGCAGGAAAAAGATATTTCTTATAACACTGCTTCTTTATTCTCTTGGTACATTTTTGACGGGCTTTGCCAACAGTTTTGAGACCGCTTTCTTTTTTAGAGTGCTTGCGGGTGCTGGGATAGGAGGAGAGTTTTCTGCTATACACTCTGCAGTGGATGAGTTTATACCATCAAGGCACAGAGGTAAGGTGGATGGGATCATCTCATCTCTTTGGAACTTGGGAAGTATAATGGCATCCTTGAGTGCAGGTTTTCTCCTTTCCCTTTTTGATGAGAGCTTTGCGTGGCGCTTTGCTTTCTTATTGGGTGGTGCGCTGGCACTTCTTATTATCTTTGTTAGGTTTGCAGTACCTGAATCTCCCCGTTGGCTCCTATCAAAGGGTAGAATTGACCAAGCGGAGAGAATAGTCCAAGAGCTTGAAAAGAAGGCAGGTGGTAGGTATAGTCAAGACTCATGCTCTATTCCAATATTTGAAGGAAGTATCCTTGATGCTACAAAGCTGATCCTTTCACGCTACAGATGGCGCTTTCTCTTTAGTTCCTCCATGAGTATAACCATACTTGCCACATACTACGGTATGATCACTCTCATCCCTGTTAGCTTTCATCTGAGCTCTGAAGACATTCCCAGAATACTCCTTGTGGGAAGTGTGGGTGGTCTAATAGGTGGCATACTGGTTGCCTTGGCGAGTGATGTTTTAGGACGCAAGATAACCGGCACTTTTGTTAGTTTCATGTCCTTTCTCCTTTCATTACTGTTTCTACTGAGCTTTAATTTTGATCTTACCTATCTTATTTACTCATTTTTTGCCTTTTCTTTTGCTTCTGTGGCTTATGTGTCCGCTACAGAGATATACCCTTCTTATCTTAGAGCTTATGCCATTGGGCTAATTTCTGTGATGGGAAGGTTGGCTGGAGCCATTTCGCCTATTGTTCTCGTTAGCTTAGCTTCTGCAAGTTATACTTACGGTATTATAGGCTTATCCATACTTTGGTTTTTTGGTTTTGTGTCTTTCCTAATTTGGTCCATAATGGGCTTAGAAGCAAAGGGAAAGGCAATAGAGGAAATAACAAGTTAA
- the glgP gene encoding alpha-glucan family phosphorylase, with product MIAYFVMEVGLDENIPTYSGGLGTLIGDTLYSFADLGIPAVCITLLYKKGYVYQKIGKDGRQIDLEDEWDYSEVLKPLSVEVELPLGDRKQKLRAWEYMVKGKRNIKVIFLDGDIESNDQIVREAFQRLYYSDREKRLIQEIVLGIGGYRVLKALGYEISLYHINESHSAFLLFELLKDSKNAEEVRKKVVFTTHTSLPVGHDSFPLNMVKGYLKLYDGVEWEKEATDGNELDLSLLSARYSSIVNAVSLRHRFITKRSYHFREVDYITNGVYHKRWVCEELKDIYDRYLPGWDDNPALLKQAYDIPSIELLNAHLEAKEKLINFINKNYDASFIPECPVLCIARRITAYKRNNLILRDIERLIRIAERFGGLQVVFAGKAHPADEEGKAIVKDINDKINYTKSRTKDLRMVFIENYGIHVAKLLVSGCDVWLNNPKRPYEACGTSGMKASMNGVINFSTWDGWWLEGGIEGINGWGIGPKPHWLDMSESNDEEDLEDIYGKLQHLILPLYYNHQDEWVKMMKNSIATVGPYFNTYRMVSEYFVKIYSAGLRI from the coding sequence ATGATAGCTTATTTCGTAATGGAAGTAGGCTTAGACGAAAACATACCTACTTACAGTGGGGGATTGGGCACGCTTATTGGTGATACGCTTTACTCATTTGCTGACCTTGGCATACCAGCGGTTTGTATAACGCTCCTTTACAAAAAAGGCTATGTTTACCAAAAGATAGGTAAAGATGGTAGACAGATAGACCTTGAAGATGAATGGGATTACTCCGAGGTGTTAAAACCTCTTTCCGTTGAGGTGGAATTGCCTTTAGGTGATAGGAAGCAAAAGCTCAGAGCTTGGGAGTATATGGTAAAGGGAAAGAGAAACATAAAGGTGATATTCCTTGATGGGGACATTGAGAGCAACGACCAGATAGTAAGAGAAGCTTTTCAGAGGCTCTATTACAGCGACAGAGAAAAAAGGCTAATACAGGAGATAGTCCTCGGTATAGGAGGCTACAGGGTACTCAAAGCGCTTGGGTATGAGATAAGCCTTTACCACATAAACGAAAGCCATTCCGCCTTTCTACTTTTTGAGCTTTTAAAAGACAGCAAGAATGCGGAGGAGGTCAGAAAAAAAGTAGTCTTTACTACACACACATCTTTGCCAGTTGGTCACGATAGCTTTCCTCTGAACATGGTTAAAGGCTATCTTAAACTTTACGATGGTGTTGAGTGGGAAAAGGAAGCCACAGACGGCAACGAGCTTGATCTCTCTCTTCTGAGTGCCAGATATAGCTCTATAGTAAATGCGGTATCTCTCAGACACAGGTTTATAACAAAGAGAAGCTACCATTTTAGAGAAGTGGACTACATTACCAATGGCGTTTACCACAAGCGTTGGGTGTGTGAGGAGTTAAAGGATATTTATGACAGATACTTACCCGGCTGGGATGACAACCCTGCACTGCTCAAACAAGCATACGACATACCTTCCATAGAACTTCTCAACGCTCATTTGGAAGCCAAAGAAAAACTTATCAACTTTATAAACAAAAACTACGATGCAAGTTTTATACCTGAATGTCCTGTGTTGTGTATAGCAAGGAGGATAACCGCTTACAAAAGAAACAACCTTATTTTAAGAGACATAGAGAGATTAATAAGGATAGCAGAAAGGTTTGGCGGTCTACAGGTGGTCTTTGCAGGAAAAGCTCATCCTGCAGATGAGGAAGGGAAAGCCATTGTCAAAGATATAAACGACAAAATAAACTACACGAAAAGTAGAACAAAAGATCTTAGAATGGTTTTTATAGAGAATTACGGCATACATGTAGCAAAGCTCTTAGTTTCTGGTTGTGATGTGTGGCTAAACAATCCCAAAAGACCTTACGAGGCATGTGGAACCAGCGGTATGAAAGCTTCCATGAACGGAGTTATCAACTTCTCCACTTGGGATGGCTGGTGGCTTGAGGGTGGTATAGAAGGTATAAACGGATGGGGCATAGGACCCAAACCACACTGGCTTGATATGTCCGAATCTAACGATGAGGAAGATTTAGAAGATATATACGGAAAGCTTCAGCACCTGATACTTCCCCTATACTACAACCATCAGGATGAGTGGGTTAAAATGATGAAAAACAGTATAGCTACAGTAGGTCCATACTTTAACACCTACAGAATGGTGAGCGAGTACTTTGTTAAGATATACTCTGCAGGACTTAGGATATGA
- the glgP gene encoding alpha-glucan family phosphorylase, with protein sequence MIAYFVMELGLEDRIPTYSGGLGTLIGDTLYSFADLGIPAVCITLLYKKGYTLQKITPHGMQLDFDAFWDYKKILKPIDAEVEVYFGERKQKVRAWEYTIRGKGEIKVIFLDADLPQNDPDIRKLNERLYFDDGLYRLRQEILLGIGGYRVLKALGYNIGVYHQNESHSALLVVELLRELKDVEKVRNKCVFTTHTPVEAGHDKFPIDMIKEELKMYDHINWDEEAIDGFLNLSALAFKYSCKANAVSYKHMFVSQRIFQGINAKCELDYVTNGVYHKRWIHPEIKELFDEYIPGWDDNPILLNQVYRIPSELILKKHNKIKNELINYINKNTDAGFSDDVLTIGIARRITAYKRNNLILKDIDRLIYIAEHFGDVQIVFAGKAHPKDTMGKEMIADIISKIKTVKGRTNKLKIAFLENYSIDMAKLLVSGCDVWLNNPKRPYEACGTSGMKAAMNGVINFSTWDGWWLEGGIEGINGWGIGPKPHWLDMSESNDEEDLEDIYGKLAYVILPMYYTNKDEWVHMMENSIATVGPYFNTHRMVSEYISKIYQIGLR encoded by the coding sequence ATGATAGCTTACTTTGTAATGGAATTAGGGCTTGAGGACAGGATACCCACATACAGCGGTGGTCTTGGCACCCTAATAGGTGATACCCTCTATTCCTTTGCTGACCTTGGCATACCAGCGGTCTGTATAACGCTCCTTTACAAAAAAGGCTACACTCTTCAGAAGATAACGCCACACGGGATGCAACTGGACTTTGATGCTTTTTGGGACTACAAAAAGATACTAAAACCCATAGATGCAGAAGTTGAAGTCTATTTTGGAGAAAGGAAACAAAAGGTTCGAGCGTGGGAGTACACGATAAGAGGTAAGGGGGAAATAAAAGTTATATTTCTTGATGCTGACCTTCCTCAGAACGATCCAGATATAAGAAAGCTCAACGAAAGATTATACTTTGACGATGGACTCTACAGACTCAGACAGGAAATACTTTTAGGAATAGGAGGATACAGAGTGCTCAAAGCTCTGGGATACAACATAGGTGTGTATCACCAAAACGAAAGTCACTCTGCCCTTCTTGTGGTAGAGCTCCTAAGGGAGTTAAAAGATGTGGAGAAGGTGAGAAACAAATGTGTCTTTACCACACACACGCCCGTTGAAGCTGGTCACGACAAATTCCCCATAGACATGATAAAAGAAGAGTTAAAAATGTACGATCACATAAACTGGGATGAGGAAGCTATAGATGGCTTTTTAAATCTGTCTGCCCTTGCTTTCAAATACTCTTGTAAGGCTAATGCAGTATCTTACAAACACATGTTTGTATCGCAGAGGATATTCCAGGGTATAAATGCTAAGTGTGAGCTTGACTATGTCACAAACGGTGTATACCACAAAAGGTGGATACATCCAGAGATCAAAGAACTCTTTGACGAGTACATACCCGGCTGGGATGATAATCCCATTTTACTGAACCAAGTTTACAGAATACCCTCTGAGCTTATCCTAAAAAAACACAACAAGATAAAGAATGAACTTATAAACTACATAAACAAAAACACTGACGCAGGCTTCAGCGACGATGTGCTAACCATAGGAATAGCAAGGAGGATAACCGCTTACAAAAGAAACAACCTTATCCTGAAGGATATTGACAGATTGATATACATTGCAGAACACTTTGGAGATGTGCAGATAGTTTTTGCAGGTAAAGCACATCCCAAGGACACCATGGGTAAGGAGATGATCGCCGACATCATCTCAAAGATAAAAACAGTAAAAGGGAGAACCAACAAGCTAAAAATAGCCTTCCTTGAAAACTACAGCATAGATATGGCAAAACTCTTAGTTTCTGGTTGTGATGTATGGCTAAACAATCCCAAAAGACCTTACGAGGCATGTGGAACCAGCGGTATGAAAGCTGCCATGAACGGAGTTATCAACTTCTCCACTTGGGATGGATGGTGGCTTGAGGGTGGTATAGAAGGTATAAACGGATGGGGCATAGGACCCAAACCCCACTGGCTTGATATGTCCGAATCTAACGATGAGGAAGATTTAGAAGATATATACGGAAAGCTCGCTTATGTGATCCTTCCCATGTATTATACAAACAAGGACGAGTGGGTTCATATGATGGAAAACAGTATAGCTACTGTAGGTCCATACTTTAACACCCACAGGATGGTGAGTGAGTATATTAGTAAGATATACCAAATAGGATTAAGGTAA
- the mnmH gene encoding tRNA 2-selenouridine(34) synthase MnmH, with amino-acid sequence MVEISACELINLDEKVIVDIRSPSEYAQFHIPGAINIPLFEDDEKFLIGYIYRKEGVEKAKQLGYSIANSKLQKLFESFRQLKRVHKHVVVYCWRGGLRSLELCKALSSVGIQVIRLRGGYRAYREFILQDMEERLKSINFIVLTGKTGVGKSKVLRLLREEGVPVIDLEDLAQDRGSVFGKVGKKTRISQKMFDALLYENIRSLSGPYAFVEDESRCIGNIHIPDALWKKKEEGVFVELTNSMENRIRNILEEYTLEEGWEEDVRVALGKIKRYLGEEGFAQALCMLEERRYEELVKFLMEAHYDKRYKLIRKPLYTVDCTDLQKCKDELLKIFNTHSKTCLSSSPK; translated from the coding sequence ATGGTAGAGATCTCTGCCTGTGAGCTTATTAATCTTGATGAGAAGGTAATAGTGGATATAAGGAGTCCCTCCGAGTACGCTCAGTTTCATATACCTGGTGCAATAAACATTCCCCTCTTTGAGGATGATGAGAAGTTTCTCATAGGCTACATTTACAGAAAGGAAGGCGTAGAGAAAGCTAAACAGCTGGGATACTCCATAGCCAACAGTAAGCTACAGAAATTGTTTGAAAGTTTTAGACAGCTCAAAAGGGTTCACAAACATGTAGTGGTTTATTGCTGGCGTGGAGGACTTAGAAGCTTAGAGCTGTGTAAAGCGCTCTCTTCTGTAGGAATACAAGTAATAAGACTAAGAGGTGGATACAGAGCCTACAGAGAGTTTATCCTTCAGGACATGGAGGAAAGGCTAAAAAGTATAAACTTTATCGTGCTTACTGGAAAGACGGGTGTGGGGAAAAGTAAAGTGCTAAGGCTCTTAAGGGAAGAAGGTGTACCTGTGATAGACCTTGAGGATCTGGCTCAGGATCGTGGCTCTGTGTTTGGTAAGGTGGGCAAAAAGACGAGGATCTCTCAAAAAATGTTTGATGCCTTACTTTACGAAAACATAAGAAGTTTAAGCGGACCTTACGCTTTTGTGGAAGATGAGAGCAGATGCATAGGAAACATACACATACCTGATGCGCTTTGGAAAAAGAAAGAGGAGGGCGTGTTTGTAGAACTTACCAACAGCATGGAAAACAGGATAAGGAACATCTTGGAAGAGTATACCCTTGAGGAAGGGTGGGAAGAGGATGTAAGGGTGGCTCTTGGAAAAATAAAAAGGTATCTGGGGGAAGAAGGTTTTGCTCAGGCATTGTGTATGTTGGAAGAAAGAAGATACGAAGAGTTGGTGAAGTTTCTTATGGAGGCACATTACGATAAGAGATACAAGCTTATTAGAAAACCCCTTTATACGGTTGATTGTACAGACTTACAAAAATGTAAAGATGAGCTCTTGAAAATTTTTAATACTCACTCTAAAACTTGTCTCTCAAGCTCTCCAAAATGA
- a CDS encoding C40 family peptidase, giving the protein MVGIKGITLLGVIYWTYFSFALPDEDHLLITALSFMDRGYRFGSDSSYAMDCSAFVQKVFRINGIELPRSTREQAQYGKPVKREDIKPGDLLFFRTYAPYPSHVGIYIGNGKMIHASTTQGIVISRIDEPYWKTRFLFARRVLKEQNQEDDIKDIILESLRDKF; this is encoded by the coding sequence ATGGTAGGCATAAAAGGGATCACTTTATTGGGAGTCATTTATTGGACATATTTTTCCTTTGCCCTTCCAGATGAGGATCACCTTCTTATTACCGCTCTTAGCTTTATGGATAGAGGCTACAGGTTTGGGTCTGACAGCTCCTACGCTATGGACTGCTCTGCCTTTGTTCAGAAGGTTTTCCGCATAAACGGAATAGAACTGCCAAGGTCTACAAGGGAGCAGGCTCAATACGGTAAGCCTGTAAAAAGGGAAGACATAAAGCCCGGAGACCTTCTCTTTTTTAGAACTTACGCACCATATCCTTCGCATGTAGGTATATACATAGGTAATGGCAAGATGATACACGCATCTACCACGCAGGGTATAGTAATAAGTAGGATAGACGAACCCTATTGGAAAACGAGGTTTTTGTTTGCCAGAAGGGTCCTAAAGGAACAAAACCAAGAAGATGATATAAAGGATATCATTTTGGAGAGCTTGAGAGACAAGTTTTAG